Proteins encoded together in one Chaetodon auriga isolate fChaAug3 chromosome 20, fChaAug3.hap1, whole genome shotgun sequence window:
- the LOC143338580 gene encoding LOW QUALITY PROTEIN: zinc metalloproteinase-disintegrin-like atrase-A (The sequence of the model RefSeq protein was modified relative to this genomic sequence to represent the inferred CDS: substituted 1 base at 1 genomic stop codon), whose amino-acid sequence MIHGEXRQMRGSARRERTIMGASRVSLWLTWVCLAQSSGMLSHVDRYEVIRPQRLPGRQKRSLRDSQLYPDWLRYEVAIEGRNHTIHLEKNRDLIGRDFTETHYSEDGRRVTTTQREDHCFYHGHIEGVEDSSVSVGVCSGISGFMRARQQVYLIEPLGQSEDGDHAVYRQEDLKVSGRPGCGSSSNATTPYDRDQGPPLASLYRSRSWKPKPITGPQRFVELFVVVDNTEYRRFGSQTKSRILGVINHVDKLYRPLNIRVMLVGLEIWTYKDYIDVDINSETTLDNFLRWRQADLLQRTKHDTAQFVTGKDFEGDTVGLANKFAMCTENSGGVNQDHHDNPIGLASTIAHEMGHNFGLSHDAAGCVCGPSYSSGNCVMADKLRTGNQAFPEFFSDCSVEQLAEFMERAQPSCLSKPSSSVQTIAVVPRCGNGLLDPGEECDCGTVEECKNACCDASTCRLTEGSQCAHGECCDSCQFKAAGSVCRKSAGSCDLPEYCTGASEDCPEDSFEMNGKPCHNQAQGYCYDGQCPTLEQHCWRLFGPGTRVGLDVCFNLNKRGEEGANCGRNRFGFTPCAAANLKCGSIFCGGGGESITGKRAAYTVYGIECKLAVDDDKTRNIDMVPRGTRCGPNKVCLDNRCVDLSVYGGKEDCAKKCNNNGVCNHKTECHCNPGWAPPYCDIQYADIPQGQSAVIPAVCASLSVLLVITVVIAGLMCCRKDRRDNYTSKRKVHSAPDKLNPMFQEPSVKDRPQISQPTFMESTATQACAPLMASVSPSRAAPQPPKKLSSVSPTSQTERTKPQPPSKPLPPLSKTQWTAAKPGPPPVPPVKPSPPPPPPPPPAKPRVQRLT is encoded by the exons ATGATTCACGGAGAGTAACGGCAGATGAGGGGCAGCGCCCGGCGAGAGCGCACCATCATGGGAGCGAGCAGGGTCTCACTGTGGCTGACATGGG TTTGTCTCGCGCAGAGCTCTGGGATGTTGTCTCACGTGGACAGGTATGAGGTGATCAGACCTCAGAGACTTCCGGGCAGACAGAAGAGGAGCCTGCGGGACAGCCAG CTGTATCCTGATTGGCTTCGGTACGAAGTGGCCATTGAAGGGAGGAACCACACGATTCACCTggaaaaaaacag GGATCTTATTGGGAGAGACTTCACTGAAACACATTATTCAGAAGATGGAAGACGAGTGACGACAACACAGAGGGAG gATCACTGCTTCTATCACGGCCACATCGAAGGCGTGGAGGACTCCTCAGTCAGCGTTGGCGTCTGTTCGGGCATCAG TGGCTTCATGAGAGCCCGGCAGCAGGTGTACCTGATAGAGCCTCTGGGACAGTCCGAGGACGGCGACCATGCTGTTTACAGACAGGAGGACCTGAAGGTCAGCGGCAGGCCCGGCTGTGGCTCCTCGTCCAACGCCACCACGCCGTACGACCGGGACCAGGGCCCTCCGCTCGCCAGCCTCTACAGGTCCAGATCATGG aAACCGAAGCCCATCACAGGTCCGCAGAGGTTTGTCGAGCTGTTTGTGGTGGTGGACAACACCGAG TATCGGCGCTTTGGAAGCCAGACTAAATCGCGTATCCTCGGCGTTATAAATCACGTCGATAAG CTCTATCGCCCTCTGAACATCCGAGTGATGCTGGTGGGGCTGGAGATTTGGACGTACAAAGACTACATCGACGTCGATATTAATTCGGAGACGACTCTGGACAACTTCCTCCGGTGGCGGCAGGCCGATCTCCTGCAGAGGACGAAGCACGACACGGCCCAGTTTGTGAC CGGCAAAGACTTTGAGGGAGACACAGTCGGACTGGCCAATAAGTTTGCCATGTGTACCGAAAACTCCGGCGGCGTCAATCAG GATCACCACGACAACCCGATAGGCCTCGCCTCCACCATCGCTCATGAGATGGGACATAATTTCGGTTTGTCCCACGATGCTGCGGGTTGTGTGTGCGGTCCGTCTTACAGCAGCGGGAACTGTGTGATGGCAGACAAGCTCAG AACAGGAAATCAAGCGTTCCCAGAGTTTTTCAGCGACTGCAGCGTGGAGCAGCTCGCCGAATTCATGGAGCGAGCTCAGCCCAGCTGTTTGTCCAAACCATCGAGCTCCGTTCAGACCATCGCCGTGGTCCCTCGCTGCGGCAACGGCCTGCTGGACCCTGGAGAGGAGTGTGACTGTGGCACCGTGGAG GAATGCAAAAACGCGTGTTGTGATGCCTCAACATGTCGCCTGACTGAAGGATCCCAGTGTGCTCACGGAGAATGCTGCGACAGCTGCCAG TTCAAAGCGGCAGGAAGTGTGTGCAGAAAGTCGGCCGGCAGCTGCGACCTGCCTGAATACTGCACCGGAGCGTCAGAGGACTGTCCTGAAGACAGCTTCGAGATGAACGGCAAGCCCTGCCACAACCAGGCGCAGGGCTACTGCTACGACGGCCAGTGTCCCACCCTGGAGCAGCACTGCTGGAGGCTGTTTGGACCCG GGACCAGAGTTGGACTGGACGTGTGCTTTAACCTGAACAAACGGGGCGAAGAAGGCGCGAACTGTGGGAGGAACCGATTCGGCTTCACTCCCTGTGCAGCAGC gaATCTAAAGTGCGGGTCTATCTTTTGTGGCGGAGGCGGCGAGTCCATCACGGGTAAAAGGGCGGCCTACACGGTGTACGGCATCGAGTGCAAACTGGCTGTGGACGACGACAAGACCAGAAACATCGACATGGTGCCAAGAGGAACCAGATGTGGACCGAACAAG GTTTGCCTCGACAACAGGTGTGTGGATTTATCCGTTTACGGGGGAAAGGAGGATTGTGCAAAGAAGTGCAACAACAACGGG GTGTGTAATCACAAGACAGAGTGTCACTGTAATCCTGGCTGGGCTCCGCCGTACTGCGACATCCAGTATGCAGATATTCCTCAAG gtcagagtgcagtcatacctgctgtgtgtgcgtctctctCCGTCCTCCTGGTCATCACTGTAGTGATTGCAGGGCTGATGTGCTGCAGAAAGGACAGAAGGGACAACTACACGTCCAAGAG GAAAGTGCATTCAGCTCCGGACAAGCTGAACCCGATGTTCCAGGAGCCGAGCGTGAAAGACAGACCCCAGATCAGCCAGCCCACGTTCATGGAGTCAACAGCTACACAAGCCTGCGCTCCCCTGATGGCGTCTGTGAGtcccagcagagcagctccacag ccACCAAAGAAGCTGTCTTCAGTGTCGCCTACCTCACAAACTGAGCGG ACGAAACCTCAACCTCCGTCGAAACCTTTACCTCCTCTGAGTAAAACACAG TGGACGGCAGCCAAACCAGGTCCTCCTCCTGTACCTCCAGTCAAgcccagccctcctcctcctcctcctcctcctcctgcgaAGCCACGAGTTCAGCGCCTCACATGA